Proteins found in one Mycteria americana isolate JAX WOST 10 ecotype Jacksonville Zoo and Gardens chromosome 8, USCA_MyAme_1.0, whole genome shotgun sequence genomic segment:
- the AFAP1L1 gene encoding actin filament-associated protein 1-like 1 — protein MDRLSVLDQLLPELSVLLKLLDHEYLSATTQEKKLAVSTILQKLQPPAGKDVNYMYVNTASLSNGTSFVESLFEEFDCDLRDLQDMQEEEGDAGDGVGLELARSQTAKTVPVDLAPPLPTTPPPEDYYEEALPLGPGKAPEYITSRNSSSPPNSIEDGYYEDADSNYPITRMNGEQKNSYNDSDAMSSSYESYDEEEEEGKGQQLTHQWPSEEASMNLVKDCRICAFLLRKKRFGQWAKQLTIIRDSKLLCYKSSKDRQPHVEVPLGTCNVIYVPKDGRRKKHELRFSLPGAEALVLAVQSKEQAEEWLKVIKEASSLAAGGMEAPTSPVMPCKMDLDKRLSQEKHTSDSDSVATGETSSPAARREPGEHGKGKKSGLADLKGSMSRAAGKKITRIISFSKKKPSPEDTQTSSTEEDIPCCGYLSVLVNQCWKERWCRLKGNTLYFHKDRTDLRTHVNAIVLRGCEVVPGLGPKHPFAFRILRNGQEVAALEASCSEDLGRWLGLLLVETGSQTAPEALHYDYVDVETIANIVTAVRHSYLWASSSQDHRPESSHVVYDDVPYEKVQGEEELGRPAGAQVKRHASSCSEKSRRVDPQVKVKRHASNANQYRYGKNRAEEDARRFLTEKEKLEKEKASIRSELVLLRKEKRELREAMKGSTGSKLQDLEQRVAVLEEQCRQKEERRVDLELKLTEVKERLKQSLAGGPALGLAVTGKAENGEATNKPNGSPPEHLVPVNCAAELRKRSPSILPANKGNVLRKAKEWEKKQT, from the exons TGCTGGACCAGCTCCTGCCAGAGCTCAGCGTCTTGCTCAAGCTGCTGGACCACGAGTACCTGAGTGCTACCACGCAGGAGAAGAAGCTGGCTGTCTCCACCATCCTGCAGAAGCTGCAGCCACCCGCAG GGAAGGATGTGAACTACATGTACGTCAACACGGCGTCCCTGAGCAATGGCACCAGCTTCGTGGAGTCTCTCTTCGAGGAGTTTG ACTGTGACCTGCGAGATCTCCAGGacatgcaggaggaggagggggacgCAGGTGATGGTGTGGGCTTGGAGCTGGCGAGAAGCCAGACGGCAAAAACC GTTCCTGTGGACCTTGCTCCTCCGCTGCCCACCACTCCCCCACCTGAGGATTACTATGAGGAAGCCCTGCCCCTGGGCCCCGGCAAGGCCCCCGAGTACATCACCTCCCGCA acAGCTCCAGCCCCCCCAACTCCATCGAGGATGGCTATTACGAGGATGCAGACAGCAACTACCCCATCACCAGGATGAACGGGGAGCAAAAAAACTCCT ACAATGACTCGGATGCAATGAGCAGCTCTTATGAGTCGTatgacgaggaggaggaggaggggaagggccaGCAGCTGACACACCAGTGGCCGTCAGAGGAAGCCTCCATGAACCTGGTGAAGGACTGCAGGATTTGTGCTTTCCTGTTGCGCAAGAAGCGCTTCGGACAGTGGGCCAAGCAGCTCACCATCATACGAGACAGCAAACTGCTG TGCTACAAAAGCTCCAAGGACCGGCAGCCGCACGTGGAGGTGCCCCTGGGCACCTGCAACGTCATCTATGTCCCCAAGGATGGGCGGCGCAAGAAGCACGAGCTGCGGTTCTCGCTGCCGGGAGCTGAGGCGCTGGTGCTAGCCGTGCAGAGCAAGGAGCAggctgaggagtggctgaag GTGATAAAGGAAGCCAGCAGTCTGGCGGCAGGCGGGATGGAAGCCCCCACCTCCCCGGTGATGCCGTGCAAGATGGACCTGGATAAG CGGCTGTCGCAGGAGAAGCACACCTCCGACTCGGACAGCGTGGCAACAGGCGAGACCAGCTCCCCGGCGGCCCGCAGAGAGCCCGGCGAGCACG GGAAAGGCAAAAAGAGCGGCTTGGCTGACCTGAAAGGCTCGATGAGCcgggcagcagggaagaagaTCACCAGGATCATCAGCTTCTCCAAGAAGAAGCCTTCCCCCGAGGACACACAGACCTCCTCCACCGAGGAGGACATCCCCTGCTGCG GCTACCTCAGTGTCCTGGTTAACCAGTGCTGGAAGGAGCGCTGGTGTCGCCTGAAGGGCAACACCCTCTACTTCCACAAGGACCGCACCGACCTGCGGACCCACGTGAACGCCATCGTCCTCCGGGGCTGTGAGGTGGTCCCGGGGCTGGGCCCCAAACACCCCTTCGCTTTCCGCATCCTTCGCAATGGGCAGGAGGTGGCAGCGCTGGAG gcAAGCTGCTCCGAAGACCTGGGCCGCTGGCTGGGTCTCCTCTTGGTGGAGACAGGCTCACAGACGGCACCGGAGGCCTTGCACTACGACTACGTGGACGTGGAGACGATTGCCAACATAGTGACGGCTGTGAGGCACTCTTACCT GTGGGCCAGCTCCTCCCAGGACCACCGTCCAGAATCCTCCCACGTGGTGTACGATGATGTCCCCTACGAGAAGGTTCAG ggcgaggaggagctggggcgtCCTGCAGGAGCCCAGGTGAAGCGTcatgcctcctcctgcagcgAGAAGTCGCGGCGGGTGGACCCGCAGGTCAAAGTGAAGAGGCACGCGTCGA ATGCCAACCAGTACAGGTACGGGAAGAACCGGGCTGAGGAGGACGCCAGGCGATTTCTGACGgagaaggagaagctggagaaggagaaagcatCGATCCGCAGCGAGCTGGTGTTGCTGCGGAAAGAGAAGCGAGAGCTGCGGGAAGCCATGAAGGGCAGCACGG GGTCGAAGCTGCAGGACCTGGAGCAGCGGGTGGCGGTGCTGGAGGAGCAGTGCCGGCAGAAGGAGGAGCGTCGCGTTGACCTGGAGCTCAAGCTGACCGAAGTGAAGGAGCGGCTGAAGCAGTCACTGGCGGGAGGGCCggccctggggctggctgtgaCTGGCAAGGCTGAGAATGGG GAAGCTACAAACAAGCCAAACGGGAGCCCCCCTGAGCACTTGGTCCCCGTTAACTGTGCAGCAGAACTGAGGAAGAGAAGTCCTTCCATCCTCCCTGCCAACAAGGGAAACGTGCTCCGGAAGGCCAAG